The nucleotide window CTCGATGGAGTTCGAGCGGCTGATCTGCGCCGGCGGCCCCACCGAGGGTCACTTCATGCGGCCCGGCGACCAGGAGCGGCCCAGGCGCATCGGGTTCATCCAGTGCGTCGGATCGCGCAATCCGAAGAACCACCGGCCGTGGTGCTCGAACATCTGCTGCATGAACACGGTCAAGGACACGCTGCTGCTGGCGGACCACTATCCCGACACCCGGAGCGTGGTGTTCTACCAGGATATCCGGGCGTTCGGGAAGTCCTTCGAGGACATGTTCCAGCGCTCCAAGGAGGCCGGCGTGCGCTACGTGCGCGGCCTGCCCGGGGAGATCCAGGAGGATCCCGGGACCGGCAACCTGATCCTGACCGTGGAGAACACCACTTCCGGCCGCCTGGAGCGCCACGAGCTGGACATGGTGGTGCTCTCGGTCGGCCTGGAGCCGCCGGCGGATCTCAAGAAGATCGCCGGGTTCCTGACCCTCTCGAAGACCGCCGACGGTTTCTTCATGGAAGCCCACCCCAAGCTGCGGCCGGTGGACGCCCCGACCCGCGGCGTGTACTTCGCCGGGATGTGCGAATCGCCCAAGGACATCAAGGACTCGGTGTGCCAGGCGGGAGCGGCGTCGTCGCGGGCCGGCTCGCTGCTGCAGGCGGGCAAGGTGACCATCGAGGCCATCACCAGCCGCATTGACGAGGCGGCCTGCTCCAGCTGCGGCGTGTGCGCGCGCATCTGCCCGTTCTCGGCCATCCAGTGGACCAAGGGCCGCCCGGCGGTGGTGGTGGAAGCCGCCTGCGCGGGGTGCGGTTCGTGCGCGGCCCAGTGCAAGCCGGGCGCGATCACCATGCGCCACTTCACCGACGACCAGATCCTGGCCCAGGTGCGCGGCCTGCTGGCGGACGACCCGCAGGAGAAGGTACTGGTGTTCGCGTGCAACTGGTGCTCGTACGCCGGCGCGGACATGGCCGGGATCTCGCGCATGCAGTACCCGGCCTCCAACCGCGTGGTGCGCACCATGTGCTCCGCGCGGGTGTCGGAGGAGATGGTGCTGGAGGCCTTCCGGTGCGGGGCGCCGGTGGTGCTGGTGTCGGGCTGCCACTACGCCGACTGCCACTACATCAACGCCAACCGCCAGACGGTGAAGCGCGTGCAGAGCCTGTGGAACAAGCTGGAGAAGGCCGGGGTGCGCCCGGAGCGGCTGCAGCTCGAGTGGATCAGCGCCGCCGAGGGCCAGAAGTACGCGAAGGTGATGCGCCAGCTCGAGGACATCCGCCGCACCGTCACCGCGGAGGAGATCGAGCACTCGCGCACCGCGTTCAAGCCCAAGGTCCGGCGGCCCACTCTTGCCGTGACCGCCGGGAGCTGACGTTTCGCCTACGGGAGCCGGGACATGGCCACGACGATGGGAAAGTTCCGCTGCATGATGTGCGGGCACGAGTACGAGGACCCGGTGGAGGAGGGGGAGGACCGAGAGCGCGGCTGCCCGAGGTGCCGCTCCAACAGCATCCGCAAGCTCAAGAAGGCCGGCGAGGCGAAGGAGGCCGAGCCGGCCGAGTGAGCGCGCGGGGCGCCCTGCCGGCCAGGCACGAGCGCCCGCCCCGCGTGGACCGCATCGCCACGTGCCGGGCGCCCCGCGCCCGGCACTTCACTTCCCGGCCTCGCCGCGCCCGGATCATCGGTCCTGGCGCAGGCGGCCGACAATTCCCGGACAACTTCCCGGGGCGGCGCATCCAACTACTCTGGACCGAGGAGGGGGCGCGGAGACGTCTGCGGGGAGCCCGGGGACCCCCGGGGAGAGGAGCAATCGATGGACAAGGGGCGCCTGGAGGCCTTCAGCGACGGCGTGATCGCCATCCTGATCACCATCATGGTGCTGGGGCTGGCGGTGCCGCGCGGGACGGGGCTCGCGGCGCTGCGGCCGCTGCTCCCCACGATCCTGTGCTACACGATGAGCTTCCTGTACCTGGGCATCTACTGGAACAACCACCACCACATGCTGCAGGCCATCGAGCGCGTGGACGGGCGCGTGCTGTGGGCCAACCTGCACCTGCTCTTCTGGCTCTCGCTGATCCCCTTTGGCACGTCCTGGATGGGGGTGAGCGGTCTTGCGCCGTGGCCGGTGGCGCTCTACGGGCTCGTCCTCCTGCTCGCTGCGGTGGCCTACTTCATCCTCGCGCGCACCCTGATCGGCCTGCACGGCGCGGATTCCACGCTGGCCGCGGCCATAGGGGCGGACATGAAGGGCCGGGTCTCGATGGTGATGTACGCCGCCGCGGTGGCGCTCGCCTTCGTCAGCGCCCTGCTGTCCTTCGCGATCTACGTGCTGGTGGCGGTGATGTGGCTGGTGCCGGACCGGAGAATTGAGCGCACGCTGACTCGCTGAAGCGCCGCACTGCGCCACCGAAGTCGCGCCACCCCTGCCGCCAGCCGCCCGGAGGACCCCACCCATGCCCCGCTACGTCGCCTTCCTCAGGGCCATCAATGTCGGCGGCCACACGGTGAAGATGGACCGCCTCCGCGGCTTGTTCGAGTCCCTGGGGCTCGCGCGGGTGGAGACCTACATCGCCAGTGGCAATGTGATCTTCGAGACCGCCTCGCGGTCTGCACCCGCGCTGGAACGGCGCATCGAGGCGCTGCTGCTCGGGGAACTGGGCTACGAGGTGGCCACGTTCCTGCGCACGGACGCGGAGGTGGCCGCGGTGGCGGAGCACCAGGCGTTCCCGGCTTCGAAAATGAAGGCCGCCGTGGCGTTCAACGTGGGTTTCCTGTCCGAGCCCCTGGGCCGTGAAGCGCAGGCAAAGCTCCTGGGCTACACCACGGCCATGGACGCGTTCCATGTCCACGGGCGCGAAGTCTACTGGCTGTGCCGGATGGGGCAGAGCCAGTCCACATTCAACAATGTGTCCATGGAGCGGGCGCTGCGGGTGCGGGCGACGTTCCGGGGGATCAGCACCATTCGAAGGCTGGCCGCGAATCTGGGGTGAACGCGGGGGGACCCGCATGCACGCGGCCCTCCGGCGACCGGCGGTCACTCTCGCGGCGGATCCGTCTCCCCGCCCTGCCGGCCGAAGCCCGCCTCCAGCGGGATGCGCAGCGCCACCAGAAAGCTCGGCACCGTCGCCACCACCACCCAGGTGAAGAAGTGGCGGTAGCCGATGTGGTCCTGCAACCACCCGCTCCACATGCCGGGCAGCATCATGCCCAGGGCCATGAACCCGGTGCAGATCGCATAGTGCGCGGTGCGGTGCTCGCCGCGGGCGATGTGGATCATGTACATGAGATACGCGGTGAATCCGAAGCCGTAGCCGAACTGCTCCACCGCCACGCACGCCTGCACCAGCAGCAGGCTCGCGGGCTGGGCATACGCGAGGTAGATGAACGCCACGTCGGGCAGGTGGATCGCGAAGAGCATCGGCCACAGCCACGCCTTGAGCCCGTGGCGCGCGATCACCCACCCGCCGAGGATGCCGCCCAGGGTGAGCGCCAGGATGCCGATGGTGCCGTAGATGATCCCCACCTGCGCCGTGTCGAGGCCCAGCCCGCCCACCGCGCGGGCGTCCAGCAGGAAGGGCGCGGCCATCTTCACCAGCTGGGCCTCGCCCAGGCGGTACAGCAGCAGGAACAACGTCAGCGTCACGATCCCCGGCTTGCGGAAGAACGCCCCGAAGGTGGCCAGGAACTCGGCCACGAAGTGCGGGATCTCGCGCGCGTTCCCCGGCCGGTCCGCTTCCGGGCGCGGCAGCACCCAGCGGTGCCACAGCCCGAACAGCGCGAACAGCACGGCAAGCGAGCCCATGGCCACGGTCCAGGCGAAGCGCGGATTCCCGGTGCGCGCCTGCAACGTGCCCGCCAGCACCACCAGCAGCCCCTGTCCCGCGATGGTGGCGATGCGGTAGAACATGGTGCGCACGCCGATGAACAGCGCCTGCTGCCGCTCGTTGGTGGCCAGCAGGTAGAATCCGTCGGCGGCGATGTCGTGGGTCGCGGAGTTGAAGGCCACCAGCCAGAAGAAGGCCAGCGTGGCGCGGAAGTACCCGGGGCCGGGCAGCACCAGCGCCACGCCCGCGAGGCCGGCGCCGATCAGCAGCTGCATCGCCCAGATCCAGCGCCGGCGGGTGGCCAGCAGGTCCACCACCGGGGACCACAGCGGCTTGATCACCCACGGCAGGTACAGCCAGCTGGTGTACAGCGCGATGTCGGTGTTGGAGACCCCGAAGCCCTTGTACATGATGACCGAGACGGTCATCACCACCACGTAGGGCAGGCCCTCGGCGAGGTAGAGCGAAGGGATCCATCCCCACAGGGCCCGGGTGTTGCCGCGGTCCATGCTGTCCGCCTTCCTTGGAGGGGGAAATGCGGGCGTCCCCCTGACGCCCGCGCCCGTCGCGCCTACTTCTCCACCCCCCACACCGTGTCCAGAACCGTCCCGTCCACCCACTTCACCACCGCCACGGGTTGCTTCGTGAGCCTTGGGCGAGCCGGCGGCCCGCCGCAGATGGCCTCGATCTCCTTCTTGAGCTGGCGGATGGGCTTGATGGGCAGGCCCGAGCCCCGGGTGGCGTCCAGCAGGTCCGTGCGCAGCGGGTTGATGGCGATGCCCCGCTCGGTGACGATCACGTCAACGAGGTCGCCCGGGCCGGTCAGCGTGGTGACCTTGTCCACGATCACCGGGATGCGGTCGCGGAAGCTGGGAACGGCCAGGATGGAGCAGCCCCCGTGCAGGCAGTTCTGCCATCCGCCGATGCCGTGCAGCAGCCGGCCGTCGGAGTGGGTCACCACGTTGGCGTTGAAGTTCACGTCCACTTCCGTGGCGCCCAGCACCGCCACGTCCACCATTTGCGCGAAGTTGCCCTTGCCGTGGTCGTTGTAGGAGGTGAACGGGCTGGTGGCCACGTGGCGCGGGTC belongs to Candidatus Eisenbacteria bacterium and includes:
- a CDS encoding hydrogenase iron-sulfur subunit; the encoded protein is MIQHHADEGARDGIRVGVFVCDCGSNILGAVDCAAVAEHAKTLPDVVCVVRNRYTCAEPGQNEIRNAIREHRLNRVVVASCTPRQHEPTFRQCVLDAGLNPYLMEMANLREHCSWVHPGNVAAATAKAKDLMASAVAKARLLQPQEEMSIPVAQRALVIGGGVTGIEAALELADAGHKVVLVEKQASIGGIMAQLDKTYPTMDCSIUILGPKALDAGRHRNIELLTFSEIESISGYVGDFTVRIRKKARYVDAAVCNACGECAKVCPVVVPDAYQMGLSSRRAIHIPFPQAVPSVYILDMENCLGNNPVACGKCAEVCEKKAIDYDGRDEIVTRQVGAVIVAIGADVYDPTELDDYGYTRFENVITSMEFERLICAGGPTEGHFMRPGDQERPRRIGFIQCVGSRNPKNHRPWCSNICCMNTVKDTLLLADHYPDTRSVVFYQDIRAFGKSFEDMFQRSKEAGVRYVRGLPGEIQEDPGTGNLILTVENTTSGRLERHELDMVVLSVGLEPPADLKKIAGFLTLSKTADGFFMEAHPKLRPVDAPTRGVYFAGMCESPKDIKDSVCQAGAASSRAGSLLQAGKVTIEAITSRIDEAACSSCGVCARICPFSAIQWTKGRPAVVVEAACAGCGSCAAQCKPGAITMRHFTDDQILAQVRGLLADDPQEKVLVFACNWCSYAGADMAGISRMQYPASNRVVRTMCSARVSEEMVLEAFRCGAPVVLVSGCHYADCHYINANRQTVKRVQSLWNKLEKAGVRPERLQLEWISAAEGQKYAKVMRQLEDIRRTVTAEEIEHSRTAFKPKVRRPTLAVTAGS
- a CDS encoding DUF1211 domain-containing protein encodes the protein MDKGRLEAFSDGVIAILITIMVLGLAVPRGTGLAALRPLLPTILCYTMSFLYLGIYWNNHHHMLQAIERVDGRVLWANLHLLFWLSLIPFGTSWMGVSGLAPWPVALYGLVLLLAAVAYFILARTLIGLHGADSTLAAAIGADMKGRVSMVMYAAAVALAFVSALLSFAIYVLVAVMWLVPDRRIERTLTR
- a CDS encoding DUF1697 domain-containing protein translates to MPRYVAFLRAINVGGHTVKMDRLRGLFESLGLARVETYIASGNVIFETASRSAPALERRIEALLLGELGYEVATFLRTDAEVAAVAEHQAFPASKMKAAVAFNVGFLSEPLGREAQAKLLGYTTAMDAFHVHGREVYWLCRMGQSQSTFNNVSMERALRVRATFRGISTIRRLAANLG
- a CDS encoding MFS transporter, whose product is MDRGNTRALWGWIPSLYLAEGLPYVVVMTVSVIMYKGFGVSNTDIALYTSWLYLPWVIKPLWSPVVDLLATRRRWIWAMQLLIGAGLAGVALVLPGPGYFRATLAFFWLVAFNSATHDIAADGFYLLATNERQQALFIGVRTMFYRIATIAGQGLLVVLAGTLQARTGNPRFAWTVAMGSLAVLFALFGLWHRWVLPRPEADRPGNAREIPHFVAEFLATFGAFFRKPGIVTLTLFLLLYRLGEAQLVKMAAPFLLDARAVGGLGLDTAQVGIIYGTIGILALTLGGILGGWVIARHGLKAWLWPMLFAIHLPDVAFIYLAYAQPASLLLVQACVAVEQFGYGFGFTAYLMYMIHIARGEHRTAHYAICTGFMALGMMLPGMWSGWLQDHIGYRHFFTWVVVATVPSFLVALRIPLEAGFGRQGGETDPPRE